In one Drosophila pseudoobscura strain MV-25-SWS-2005 chromosome X, UCI_Dpse_MV25, whole genome shotgun sequence genomic region, the following are encoded:
- the Marf gene encoding transmembrane GTPase Marf isoform X2, whose amino-acid sequence MAAYLNRTISLVTGQTGPNGNSDTDDHHSSSSTDTVDKSTAGLSRHNSALQSSDSNTSMNFPLNSGGITSDTRLYQPNAKSPLQIFVRAKKKINDIYGEIEEYVLETTTFINALHAEAEIVDKAERELFESYVYKVAAIREVLQRDHMKVAFFGRTSNGKSSVINAMLREKILPSGIGHTTNCFCQVEGNDGGEAYLMTEGSAEKLNVVNIKQLANALCQEKLCESSLVRIFWPRERCRLLRDDVVFVDSPGVDVSANLDDWIDNHCLNADVFVLVLNAESTMTRAEKQFFHTVSQKLSKPNIFILNNRWDASASEPECQESVKSQHTERCIDFLTKELKVSNEKEAGERVFFVSARETLQARIEEAKGNPPHMGALAEGFQIRYFEFQDFERKFEECISQSAVKTKFQQHSSRGKSVSGDMRSMLDNIYERITIFRNLKQDQKTLLTDRIQGTETQMMQVTRDMKLKIHTMVEEVEEKVSKALNEEIWRLGVLIDEFNMPFHPERLVLNIYKKELNAHVESGLGSNLRARLSIALAMNVESAQADMTDRMHALVPNEHLIVSSTKMALRNQPFEMLYSLNCQNLCADFQEDLEFKFSWGITAMIQRFTGKVRERSKKNQPALANRQTSIGQQHGVVTPVSSPVDDRTPICLLPSPGSVVAGITPEQLSLISRFALTSVGGQGTMGGLLVAGIMLKTIGWRVLVGVGALYGCIYLYERLSWTNSAKERTFKSQYVRHATKKLKMIVDLTSANCSHQVQQELSSTFARLCRTVDTATTDMNEELKTLEVQLNLLESNQKQLKLLRNKANYIQNELDIFEHNYISTQ is encoded by the exons ATGGCGGCCTACTTGAATCGCACCATCTCGCTGGTCACTGGCCAAACGGGGCCCAACGGGAACTCCGACACCGACGACCATCACTCCTCCTCGTCCACGGACACTGTTGACAAATCTACTGCTGGTCTCTCGCGTCACAATTCTGCACTACAATCGTCTGACTCAAATACATCGATGAATTTTCCTTTGAACTCGGGCGGAATTACGTCCGATACGCGGCTGTATCAACCGAATGCTAAATCCCCACTGCAGATCTTTGTGCGGGCCAAAAAGAAGATCAACGACATCTACGGAGAGATTGAGGAATATGTGCTAGAGACGACGACCTTTATTAATG CTTTGCATGCCGAAGCCGAGATCGTGGACAAGGCCGAACGGGAGCTGTTCGAGAGCTATGTGTACAAGGTGGCAGCCATCCGAGAGGTGCTGCAGCGCGATCACATGAAGGTGGCCTTCTTCGGTCGCACCTCGAACGGCAAGAGTTCGGTGATCAATGCCATGCTGCGAGAGAAGATCCTGCCCAGCGGCATTGGCCATACCACAAACTGTTTCTGTCAGGTGGAGGGCAACGATGGTGGCGAGGCTTATCTGATGACTGAGGGTTCCGCGGAGAAGCTCAATGTGGTG AACATCAAACAACTGGCGAACGCCCTGTGCCAGGAGAAGCTCTGCGAGAGCAGTCTGGTGCGGATATTCTGGCCCCGCGAGCGCTGCCGTCTGCTGCGTGACGATGTCGTGTTTGTGGACTCTCCCGGCGTGGACGTGTCGGCGAATCTGGACGATTGGATTGACAATCATTGCCTCAATGCGGATGTCTTTGTGCTGGTCCTCAATGCCGAGTCCACGATGACGCGTGCCGAGAAGCAGTTCTTTCACACAGTCTCCCAGAAGCTCTCCAAACCGAACATCTTTATATTGAACAATCGCTGGGATGCCTCGGCCAGTGAGCCCGAGTGTCAGGAGTCG GTTAAATCGCAGCATACAGAGCGCTGCATCGATTTCCTCACCAAAGAGCTGAAAGTGAGCAACGAGAAGGAGGCCGGCGAGCGGGTGTTCTTCGTTTCGGCCCGCGAAACCCTACAGGCGCGCATCGAGGAGGCCAAGGGCAATCCGCCGCATATGGGAGCCCTTGCGGAGGGCTTTCAGATCCGCTACTTTGAGTTCCAGGACTTTGAGCGCAAGTTCGAGGAATGCATCTCGCAGAGTGCGGTCAAGACGAAGTTCCAGCAGCACAGCTCCCGCGGCAAGAGCGTGTCGGGCGATATGCGCTCGATGCTGGACAACATTTACGAGCGGATCACGATCTTTCGCAACCTGAAGCAGGACCAGAAGACCCTGCTCACGGACCGCATCCAGGGCACCGAGACCCAGATGATGCAGGTGACTCGCGACATGAAGCTGAAGATCCACACCATGGtcgaggaggtggaggagaagGTATCGAAGGCCCTCAATGAGGAGATCTGGCGCCTGGGCGTCCTCATCGATGAGTTCAATATGCCCTTCCATCCCGAGCGGCTTGTCCTCAACATCTACAAGAAGGAGCTCAATGCGCATGTGGAGAGCGGCCTTGGCAGCAACCTGCGCGCCCGCCTCTCCATTGCCCTGGCCATGAACGTGGAGTCCGCCCAAGCGGACATGACCGATCGCATGCACGCTCTGGTGCCCAACGAGCATCTGATTGTTAGCAGCACCAAGATGGCCCTACGCAATCAGCCCTTCGAGATGCTCTACTCGCTGAATTGCCAGAACCTGTGCGCCGATTTCCAGGAGGATCTCGAGTTCAAGTTCAGTTGGGGCATTACGGCCATGATCCAGCGGTTCACGGGCAAGGTGCGGGAGCGCAGCAAAAAGAATCAGCCAGCCTTGGCCAACCGTCAGACCAGTATTGGG cagcagcatggcgTTGTAACGCCCGTTAGCTCGCCGGTGGACGACCGCACACCGATTTGCCTGTTGCCATCGCCTGGATCAGTAGTGGCGGGCATTACGCCCGAGCAATTGTCGCTGATCTCGCGATTTGCCCTCACATCTGTCGGCGGTCAGGGCACAATGGGTGGCCTTTTGGTGGCCGGTATC ATGCTGAAAACAATCGGATGGCGCGTCCTGGTCGGTGTGGGTGCACTCTATGGCTGCATCTACTTGTACGAGCGCCTGTCGTGGACAAATTCCGCCAAGGAGCGCACCTTCAAAAGCCAGTATGTGCGGCATGCCACCAAGAAGCTCAAGATGATTGTCGACCTAACATCGGCCAATTGCAGTCACCAGGTGCAGCA GGAATTGTCCAGCACCTTTGCACGGCTCTGCCGCACTGTGGACACGGCCACCACCGACATGAATGAGGAGCTCAAGACGCTCGAGGTGCAGCTGAATTTGCTCGAGTCGAACCAGAAGCAGCTCAAACTCCTGCGGAACAAGGCCAACTACATACAGAACGAGCTGGACATTTTCGAGCACAATTATATATCAACTCAGTAG
- the LOC4816070 gene encoding serine protease SP24D yields the protein MSLRSPAFLLLVTCIAGGIHGQDLDDGASPRIVGGTRAVAGQFPHQISLRHNKRFTCGGSILSSSYVLTAAHCVKSGKNVTPASELSIRAGSLRLSSGGVLVNVAQVIVHPQYGGSGYDVAVLRLASPLKFSSHIKAISLATSDPPSNSIVDISGWGAIFQNGPVSDELLYAHVRALARDTCKQRYYGSLSDTTMCLLHEAEKGACHGDSGGPATYAGSLVGVASFVLGGCGRSAPDGYERVSVLRPWIRQNAKL from the exons ATGTCTTTACGAAGCCCCGCATTTCTCCTCCTGGTGACCTGCATCGCCGGCGGCATCCACGGCCAAGATCTGGACGATGGGGCCTCGCCCCGCATCGTCGGCGGCACTCGAGCCGTGGCGGGGCAGTTCCCCCACCAGATCTCGCTGCGGCATAACAAGCGATTCACCTGCGGTGGCTCCATCCTGTCGTCCAGCTACGTCCTGACGGCCGCCCACTGCGTCAAGTCGGGAAAGAATGT AACTCCCGCCTCAGAGCTGAGCATTCGGGCCGGCAGTCTGCGCCTCTCCAGCGGGGGAGTGCTCGTGAATGTCGCCCAGGTGATTGTGCATCCCCAGTACGGCGGCTCGGGCTATGATGTGGCTGTGCTCCGCTTGGCATCCCCTCTGAAGTTCAGCTCCCATATAAAGGCCATCTCGCTGGCGACCAGTGATCCGCCCAGCAATTCCATTGTGGACATCTCCGGGTGGGGGGCCATCTTCCAGAACGGGCCCGTTTCGGATGAGCTCCTCTATGCCCATGTGCGCGCACTCGCCCGCGACACGTGCAAGCAGCGGTACTACGGATCTCTATCAGACACGACCATGTGCCTGCTGCATGAGGCCGAGAAGGGGGCCTGCCACGGCGACTCCGGCGGTCCTGCCACCTACGCCGGCAGCCTGGTGGGCGTGGCCAGCTTTGTGCTGGGCGGCTGCGGGCGGTCGGCCCCCGACGGCTACGAGCGCGTCTCTGTGCTGCGGCCATGGATACGACAGAACGCCAAACTCTAG
- the Marf gene encoding transmembrane GTPase Marf isoform X1, with product MAAYLNRTISLVTGQTGPNGNSDTDDHHSSSSTDTVDKSTAGLSRHNSALQSSDSNTSMNFPLNSGGITSDTRLYQPNAKSPLQIFVRAKKKINDIYGEIEEYVLETTTFINALHAEAEIVDKAERELFESYVYKVAAIREVLQRDHMKVAFFGRTSNGKSSVINAMLREKILPSGIGHTTNCFCQVEGNDGGEAYLMTEGSAEKLNVVNIKQLANALCQEKLCESSLVRIFWPRERCRLLRDDVVFVDSPGVDVSANLDDWIDNHCLNADVFVLVLNAESTMTRAEKQFFHTVSQKLSKPNIFILNNRWDASASEPECQESDLAKVKSQHTERCIDFLTKELKVSNEKEAGERVFFVSARETLQARIEEAKGNPPHMGALAEGFQIRYFEFQDFERKFEECISQSAVKTKFQQHSSRGKSVSGDMRSMLDNIYERITIFRNLKQDQKTLLTDRIQGTETQMMQVTRDMKLKIHTMVEEVEEKVSKALNEEIWRLGVLIDEFNMPFHPERLVLNIYKKELNAHVESGLGSNLRARLSIALAMNVESAQADMTDRMHALVPNEHLIVSSTKMALRNQPFEMLYSLNCQNLCADFQEDLEFKFSWGITAMIQRFTGKVRERSKKNQPALANRQTSIGQQHGVVTPVSSPVDDRTPICLLPSPGSVVAGITPEQLSLISRFALTSVGGQGTMGGLLVAGIMLKTIGWRVLVGVGALYGCIYLYERLSWTNSAKERTFKSQYVRHATKKLKMIVDLTSANCSHQVQQELSSTFARLCRTVDTATTDMNEELKTLEVQLNLLESNQKQLKLLRNKANYIQNELDIFEHNYISTQ from the exons ATGGCGGCCTACTTGAATCGCACCATCTCGCTGGTCACTGGCCAAACGGGGCCCAACGGGAACTCCGACACCGACGACCATCACTCCTCCTCGTCCACGGACACTGTTGACAAATCTACTGCTGGTCTCTCGCGTCACAATTCTGCACTACAATCGTCTGACTCAAATACATCGATGAATTTTCCTTTGAACTCGGGCGGAATTACGTCCGATACGCGGCTGTATCAACCGAATGCTAAATCCCCACTGCAGATCTTTGTGCGGGCCAAAAAGAAGATCAACGACATCTACGGAGAGATTGAGGAATATGTGCTAGAGACGACGACCTTTATTAATG CTTTGCATGCCGAAGCCGAGATCGTGGACAAGGCCGAACGGGAGCTGTTCGAGAGCTATGTGTACAAGGTGGCAGCCATCCGAGAGGTGCTGCAGCGCGATCACATGAAGGTGGCCTTCTTCGGTCGCACCTCGAACGGCAAGAGTTCGGTGATCAATGCCATGCTGCGAGAGAAGATCCTGCCCAGCGGCATTGGCCATACCACAAACTGTTTCTGTCAGGTGGAGGGCAACGATGGTGGCGAGGCTTATCTGATGACTGAGGGTTCCGCGGAGAAGCTCAATGTGGTG AACATCAAACAACTGGCGAACGCCCTGTGCCAGGAGAAGCTCTGCGAGAGCAGTCTGGTGCGGATATTCTGGCCCCGCGAGCGCTGCCGTCTGCTGCGTGACGATGTCGTGTTTGTGGACTCTCCCGGCGTGGACGTGTCGGCGAATCTGGACGATTGGATTGACAATCATTGCCTCAATGCGGATGTCTTTGTGCTGGTCCTCAATGCCGAGTCCACGATGACGCGTGCCGAGAAGCAGTTCTTTCACACAGTCTCCCAGAAGCTCTCCAAACCGAACATCTTTATATTGAACAATCGCTGGGATGCCTCGGCCAGTGAGCCCGAGTGTCAGGAGTCG GATCTGGCCAAG GTTAAATCGCAGCATACAGAGCGCTGCATCGATTTCCTCACCAAAGAGCTGAAAGTGAGCAACGAGAAGGAGGCCGGCGAGCGGGTGTTCTTCGTTTCGGCCCGCGAAACCCTACAGGCGCGCATCGAGGAGGCCAAGGGCAATCCGCCGCATATGGGAGCCCTTGCGGAGGGCTTTCAGATCCGCTACTTTGAGTTCCAGGACTTTGAGCGCAAGTTCGAGGAATGCATCTCGCAGAGTGCGGTCAAGACGAAGTTCCAGCAGCACAGCTCCCGCGGCAAGAGCGTGTCGGGCGATATGCGCTCGATGCTGGACAACATTTACGAGCGGATCACGATCTTTCGCAACCTGAAGCAGGACCAGAAGACCCTGCTCACGGACCGCATCCAGGGCACCGAGACCCAGATGATGCAGGTGACTCGCGACATGAAGCTGAAGATCCACACCATGGtcgaggaggtggaggagaagGTATCGAAGGCCCTCAATGAGGAGATCTGGCGCCTGGGCGTCCTCATCGATGAGTTCAATATGCCCTTCCATCCCGAGCGGCTTGTCCTCAACATCTACAAGAAGGAGCTCAATGCGCATGTGGAGAGCGGCCTTGGCAGCAACCTGCGCGCCCGCCTCTCCATTGCCCTGGCCATGAACGTGGAGTCCGCCCAAGCGGACATGACCGATCGCATGCACGCTCTGGTGCCCAACGAGCATCTGATTGTTAGCAGCACCAAGATGGCCCTACGCAATCAGCCCTTCGAGATGCTCTACTCGCTGAATTGCCAGAACCTGTGCGCCGATTTCCAGGAGGATCTCGAGTTCAAGTTCAGTTGGGGCATTACGGCCATGATCCAGCGGTTCACGGGCAAGGTGCGGGAGCGCAGCAAAAAGAATCAGCCAGCCTTGGCCAACCGTCAGACCAGTATTGGG cagcagcatggcgTTGTAACGCCCGTTAGCTCGCCGGTGGACGACCGCACACCGATTTGCCTGTTGCCATCGCCTGGATCAGTAGTGGCGGGCATTACGCCCGAGCAATTGTCGCTGATCTCGCGATTTGCCCTCACATCTGTCGGCGGTCAGGGCACAATGGGTGGCCTTTTGGTGGCCGGTATC ATGCTGAAAACAATCGGATGGCGCGTCCTGGTCGGTGTGGGTGCACTCTATGGCTGCATCTACTTGTACGAGCGCCTGTCGTGGACAAATTCCGCCAAGGAGCGCACCTTCAAAAGCCAGTATGTGCGGCATGCCACCAAGAAGCTCAAGATGATTGTCGACCTAACATCGGCCAATTGCAGTCACCAGGTGCAGCA GGAATTGTCCAGCACCTTTGCACGGCTCTGCCGCACTGTGGACACGGCCACCACCGACATGAATGAGGAGCTCAAGACGCTCGAGGTGCAGCTGAATTTGCTCGAGTCGAACCAGAAGCAGCTCAAACTCCTGCGGAACAAGGCCAACTACATACAGAACGAGCTGGACATTTTCGAGCACAATTATATATCAACTCAGTAG
- the PpV gene encoding serine/threonine-protein phosphatase 6 catalytic subunit, with protein sequence MGDVDKWIEIVKECKYLPENELRKLCDMVCDILLEETNILPVSTPVTVCGDIHGQFYDLEQLFREGGQVPDTNYIFMGDFVDRGYYSLETFTRLLTLKARHPSRITLLRGNHETRQITKVYGFFDECFGKYGNTNGWKYCCKVFDLLTIAAIIDEEILCVHGGLSPEIITLDQIRTIERNGEIPYKGAFCDLVWSDPEDMEYWGQSPRGAGWLFGHNVTKDFMAINNLDLICRAHQLVNEGIKYMFDGKLVTVWSAPNYCYRCGNVAAILSFETAQQRTTKIFLAVPDDERVIPKQNTTPYFL encoded by the exons ATGGGCGATGTGGACAAATGGATAGAGATTGTGAAGGAGTGCAAGTACCTGCCCGAAAATGAACTGAGGAAGCTCTGTGATATGGTCTGCGACATCCTCCTGGAGGAGACGAACATACTGCCAGTGAGCACGCCCGTCACCGTCTGCGGCGACATACACGGCCAG TTCTATGACTTGGAGCAGCTGTTCCGGGAGGGCGGCCAGGTGCCGGACACAAACTACATATTCATGGGAGATTTTGTGGATCGGGGCTACTACAGCCTGGAGACATTCACCCGCCTGCTGACGCTGAAGGCGCGCCACCCCAGCCGAATCACACTGTTGCGCGGTAACCACGAGACGCGACAAATAACCAAGGTGTATGGGTTCTTTGACGAGTGTTTTGGCAAGTACGGCAACACGAATGGCTGGAAATACTGCTGCAAGGTCTTCGACCTGCTTACCATAGCTGCG ATCATTGACGAGGAGATCTTGTGCGTGCATGGCGGCCTGAGTCCCGAGATTATAACCCTGGATCAAATACGAACCATCGAGAGAAATGGTGAGATACCGTACAAGGGAGCCTTCTGTGATCTGGTCTGGTCCGACCCGGAGGACATGGAATACTGGGGCCAGAGTCCGCGCGGCGCCGGCTGGCTCTTTGGCCACAATGTCACCAAAGACTTCATGGCCATCAATAATCTCGATCTGATCTGTCGTGCCCATCAGCTGGTGAACGAGGGCATCAAGTACATGTTCGATGGCAAGCTGGTGACCGTCTGGTCGGCGCCCAACTATTGCTACCGCTGCGGGAATGTGGCGGCCATCCTCAGCTTCGAGACGGCCCAGCAGCGGACAACGAAGATCTTCTTGGCCGTGCCCGACGATGAGCGTGTCATACCCAAGCAGAATACGACGCCCTATTTCCTCTAA